CTATCCCGGCTTGTATCCTTTTACTCGTGGCGTTCAACCAACGATGTATAGAGGCCGCTTATGGACAATGCGTCAGTATGCCGGTTTTGGAAATGCTGAGGAATCTAACAAAAGATATAAATATCTGCTTTCACAAGGTCAAACTGGGCTTTCAATTGCTTTTGACCTTTGCACGCAGATTGGCTACGATTCAGACCATCCAATGAGTAGTGGTGAGGTGGGTAAAGTCGGCGTGGCTATTGATTCGCTTGCAGATATGGAAACCCTTTTTGATGGAATTCCTTTGGACAGGATTTCAACTTCAATGACAATTAATTCAACTGCAGCAATACTTTTAGCTATGTATATCGCAGTGGCAGAAAAACAAGGGGTGTCAAAAGAAAAACTGAAAGGTACTATTCAAAATGATATTCTAAAAGAATATATTGCAAGAGGGACATATATTTTTCCACCGAAACCGTCAATGCGTTTGATTACAGATGTCTTTCAATACTGTTCAAAAAATATTCCGCGTTGGAATAGCATTTCTGTTTCTGGTTATCATATTAGAGAAGCTGGATCAACCGCTGCCCAAGAAATAGCCTTTACGCTTGCAGATGGAATCGCCTATATTGAGGCAGCACAAAAGGTTGGGCTAAATGTAGATGATTTTGCACCAAGAGTCTCGTTCTTTTTTAATTCTCATAATGACTTGTTTGAAGAAGTTGGAAAATTTAGAGCGGCAAGACGGCTCTGGGCAAAGATTATGAGAGAACGATTTCATGCAAAGAATCCAAAATCAATGAAAATGAGATTTCATACTCAAACTGGAGGCTCAACTTTAACAGCTCAACAGCCTGACAATAATATTGCTCGTGTCACAATCCAAACACTTGCTGCTGTGCTTGGAGGAACACAGTCTTTACATACAAATTCAAGAGATGAAGCATTAGCTCTTCCAAGTGAAGATTCAGTTAGAATTGCTCTCAGAACACAACAAATTGTTGCTTATGAAAGTGGTGTTTGCAATACAATTGACCCATTAGCAGGTTCTTATTTTATAGAAAGCATAACAAATCAGATTGAAGAGAAAGCAATGGAATACATTTCTCAAATTGATGAATTGGGCGGTATGGTTGAGGCGATTGAAAAGGGCTATGTGCAAAAACAGATTCAAGATAGTGCTTACAAATATCAGAAACAAATAGAGAATGAAGAAAGAATTATTGTAGGACTTAATAAATTTGTTACAGAAGCGGAGCCGTGCAGAAGCATTTTGAAAGTTGATGAATCGTTTGAGAGATTACAAGTTGAAAAATTGAAAAAAGTTAAACAGGAGAGAGATAATCATAAAGTAGAAATGGCACTAAAAAAGATTAGAGCGACTGCAAAATCTTCTGATAATTTGATGCCCGTAATTCTAGAAGCAGTTAAAGTATACGCTACTTTAGGTGAGATTTGTGATGTTTTGCGTGAAGAATTTGGAGAATATGAAGAACAACTTGTGTTGTAATTGCTCAGCCACA
This sequence is a window from Candidatus Cloacimonadota bacterium. Protein-coding genes within it:
- a CDS encoding methylmalonyl-CoA mutase family protein codes for the protein MKSRYRELIKEVTERYPERKEEFISGSSDIVNRLYTPEDIEEINYKTDIGYPGLYPFTRGVQPTMYRGRLWTMRQYAGFGNAEESNKRYKYLLSQGQTGLSIAFDLCTQIGYDSDHPMSSGEVGKVGVAIDSLADMETLFDGIPLDRISTSMTINSTAAILLAMYIAVAEKQGVSKEKLKGTIQNDILKEYIARGTYIFPPKPSMRLITDVFQYCSKNIPRWNSISVSGYHIREAGSTAAQEIAFTLADGIAYIEAAQKVGLNVDDFAPRVSFFFNSHNDLFEEVGKFRAARRLWAKIMRERFHAKNPKSMKMRFHTQTGGSTLTAQQPDNNIARVTIQTLAAVLGGTQSLHTNSRDEALALPSEDSVRIALRTQQIVAYESGVCNTIDPLAGSYFIESITNQIEEKAMEYISQIDELGGMVEAIEKGYVQKQIQDSAYKYQKQIENEERIIVGLNKFVTEAEPCRSILKVDESFERLQVEKLKKVKQERDNHKVEMALKKIRATAKSSDNLMPVILEAVKVYATLGEICDVLREEFGEYEEQLVL